A section of the Bacteroidota bacterium genome encodes:
- a CDS encoding CusA/CzcA family heavy metal efflux RND transporter, protein MLNKIILFSIKNKIIVGLFTIALIIWGSYSVTQLPIDAVPDITNNQVQVITTSPSLAAEEIERLVTFPVEQTMATIPGIEEIRSFSRFGLSVVTIVFKDDIDIYWSRQQVNERLNQAKSLIPNGTGSPELAPLTSGLGEIYQYVLHTQPGFEKKYSAMDLRTIQDWIVRRQLLGTEGVADVSSFGGYVKQYEIALNPDKLRSMNISIGEVFKALQKNNQNIGGAYIDKKPNAYFIRSEGLIGSIEDIEKIVVKNNNNGTPILISNIASINYGHATRYGAMTRNNEGEVVGAIVMMLKGANSSKVISNVKERIKQIEKTLPEGVVIEPFLDRTKLVNNAIHTVSKNLAEGALIVIFVLVLLLGNFRAGLVVASVIPLAMLFAIAMMNLFGVSGNLMSLGAIDFGLIIDGAVIIVEATLHTITSKKLNKRLTQTELDTEVYESASKMSKSAVFGEIIILIVYLPILALVGIEGKMFKPMAQTVSFAITGAFILSLTYVPMISTLFLSKNQTNAATISDRIMIFIQRIYLPIINLALKRKILVVTTAGILLIGSFFVFIGLGGEFIPTLDEGDFAVETRILTGSSISQTIETSLKAAKILKDQFPEVKEVIGKIGTSEIPTDPMPVEACDLIIVLKDKEEWISADNREELAEKMSKALNSLAGVTFSFQQPIQMRFNELMTGAKQDVLIKIYGEDLNTLSNYATKIGKLCSTIEGAQDIYIEQVTGQQQIVIKFDRDRIAQFGLNIEDVNQVIKTAFAGESAGLVYEGEKRFEAIVRLEKENRQSIDDIRNLFVSAPSGNQIPLSQLASVEFKISPNQIQRDDAKRRITVGFNVRGRDVESVVNQVKEKIDSKINFSPGYYPTYGGAFKNLLEARKRLSIAFPVALLLIFILLYFTFNSIKQSLLIYTAIPLSAIGGIVALWIRGMPFSISAGVGFIALFGVAVLNGIVLIAEFNNLKTRGMTNIQEIILKGTATRLRPVIMTAMVASLGFLPMALSHGSGAEVQKPLATVVIGGLISATLLTLLVLPVLYFLMESVKKDKKRIPSVTLLCILLVGVPIFSRAQSNTSAITIEQAIAEALKNNGNLKAASYEVEYNKKLKQTATEIGKTNFNLMHGQYNSINIDNNISINQTIPFPSLFIHEAKLYKEMTKSSELKLQVTQNEIIHQLKSTYYHLQFLNSEQSLLQSQDSIFQSFYKACEARFRIGESNLLEKTTAETQLLEVKNLLLQNQSNIKIYLHRLQSLINTPNAVKPINSEIKKLELNIPSDSSNYIQNPSLKYVKQQIEVCNRQAKLEMAATLPDFNIGYFNQSLIGYQNTTGTDQYFNASKRFIGVQLGVSIPIWIVPPLAKAKAAKINKSVTENNYEQYQSTVKSEYNQAIEDFLKNKNTLYYYETSALSNANLIISQAGIGFANGDIGYIEYLQALKNALLIKGNYLQCLNQYNQSIITIEYLLGKN, encoded by the coding sequence ATGTTAAACAAAATCATATTGTTTTCTATTAAAAACAAAATAATAGTTGGGCTTTTTACTATTGCACTCATTATTTGGGGAAGCTACTCTGTTACTCAACTACCTATTGATGCTGTACCAGATATTACCAATAACCAAGTTCAAGTAATCACAACATCTCCATCTTTGGCAGCAGAGGAAATAGAACGTCTTGTAACATTTCCTGTAGAACAAACAATGGCTACCATTCCTGGAATTGAAGAGATACGTTCCTTTTCCAGATTTGGCTTATCGGTCGTAACCATCGTATTTAAAGACGACATTGATATTTATTGGTCAAGACAACAAGTAAACGAGCGGCTAAACCAAGCCAAATCACTCATTCCAAATGGCACCGGTAGTCCTGAGCTAGCGCCACTCACATCGGGGTTGGGAGAGATATATCAATACGTATTGCACACACAACCAGGCTTTGAAAAAAAATACAGTGCGATGGATTTAAGAACTATTCAAGACTGGATTGTTCGCAGACAACTACTAGGAACAGAAGGAGTTGCAGATGTAAGTAGTTTTGGAGGGTATGTAAAACAATACGAAATTGCTCTAAACCCAGACAAGCTAAGAAGCATGAACATTAGCATTGGAGAGGTATTTAAAGCACTTCAAAAAAACAATCAAAACATTGGCGGTGCATATATCGACAAAAAGCCAAACGCCTATTTTATAAGAAGCGAAGGTTTAATAGGCAGCATAGAAGACATTGAAAAAATAGTGGTAAAAAACAATAATAATGGTACTCCTATCCTCATTAGTAATATTGCGTCAATTAACTACGGCCACGCTACACGTTACGGTGCAATGACTCGCAATAATGAAGGCGAGGTAGTTGGAGCAATTGTAATGATGCTCAAAGGAGCTAACTCTTCGAAAGTAATTAGCAATGTAAAAGAGCGAATCAAGCAAATTGAAAAAACATTGCCAGAAGGAGTTGTAATAGAGCCATTCTTAGACCGAACCAAACTAGTAAACAATGCAATTCATACTGTATCAAAAAATTTAGCAGAAGGCGCTCTCATTGTAATTTTCGTGCTGGTCTTATTACTTGGAAATTTTAGAGCAGGATTAGTTGTTGCTTCTGTTATTCCGTTAGCTATGCTATTTGCAATTGCCATGATGAATTTATTTGGTGTATCGGGAAACCTGATGAGCTTAGGCGCAATTGACTTTGGTTTAATAATTGATGGCGCAGTAATCATAGTTGAAGCAACGCTACATACAATTACGTCAAAAAAATTAAACAAACGGCTTACGCAAACAGAACTAGATACAGAAGTGTACGAGTCGGCTTCTAAAATGAGTAAATCGGCCGTATTTGGAGAGATCATTATACTTATCGTATATCTCCCTATACTAGCGTTGGTTGGCATAGAAGGAAAGATGTTTAAACCAATGGCGCAAACAGTTTCGTTTGCAATTACCGGAGCATTTATACTATCGCTTACTTATGTCCCAATGATATCGACTTTATTCTTAAGTAAAAATCAAACAAATGCAGCTACAATATCCGATCGCATAATGATATTTATTCAGCGTATTTACTTGCCAATAATTAATCTAGCCTTAAAAAGAAAAATACTCGTTGTGACAACGGCAGGTATTCTGCTTATTGGGAGTTTTTTTGTATTTATAGGATTGGGAGGTGAATTTATCCCCACATTAGATGAAGGTGATTTTGCAGTAGAAACTAGAATATTAACCGGAAGCTCGATTTCTCAAACAATTGAAACCTCCTTAAAAGCTGCAAAAATATTGAAAGATCAATTTCCGGAAGTAAAGGAGGTAATTGGAAAAATAGGCACAAGCGAAATACCAACTGATCCAATGCCTGTAGAAGCCTGCGATTTAATTATTGTGCTTAAAGATAAAGAGGAATGGATATCAGCAGACAATCGAGAAGAGTTGGCAGAAAAAATGTCGAAAGCTCTGAACAGTTTAGCAGGCGTAACATTCAGCTTTCAACAACCTATTCAAATGCGATTCAATGAACTAATGACAGGAGCTAAACAAGATGTTCTAATAAAAATTTACGGTGAAGATTTAAATACTCTTTCTAATTATGCCACTAAAATTGGCAAGCTATGTTCCACGATAGAAGGAGCTCAGGACATTTACATAGAACAAGTAACTGGTCAGCAACAAATTGTAATAAAATTTGACAGAGATAGAATTGCTCAGTTTGGCTTAAACATTGAAGACGTGAATCAAGTAATAAAGACGGCATTTGCCGGAGAAAGCGCAGGACTTGTATATGAAGGTGAAAAAAGATTCGAGGCTATTGTTCGGTTAGAAAAAGAAAATCGACAAAGTATAGACGATATACGAAATCTATTTGTGAGCGCGCCTAGCGGGAATCAAATACCCTTATCACAATTGGCATCGGTGGAATTTAAAATTAGTCCAAACCAAATACAACGTGATGATGCAAAACGAAGAATCACAGTTGGTTTTAATGTTCGAGGTAGAGATGTGGAAAGCGTAGTAAATCAGGTAAAAGAAAAAATTGATTCAAAAATTAATTTTAGTCCAGGATACTATCCAACCTATGGTGGAGCATTCAAAAATTTACTAGAGGCACGAAAACGACTATCAATAGCATTTCCAGTAGCACTGCTTCTCATATTTATACTATTGTATTTCACATTCAATTCTATTAAACAAAGTTTACTCATTTATACAGCCATACCCTTGTCAGCAATAGGAGGCATAGTGGCACTTTGGATACGAGGCATGCCGTTCAGCATCTCGGCAGGTGTAGGATTCATTGCACTATTCGGAGTAGCGGTATTAAATGGTATTGTGCTCATTGCAGAGTTTAACAATTTAAAAACAAGAGGTATGACAAATATACAAGAGATTATTTTAAAAGGAACTGCAACAAGATTGCGTCCCGTAATTATGACAGCCATGGTGGCATCATTAGGCTTTCTACCTATGGCACTTTCCCATGGATCAGGAGCTGAAGTTCAAAAACCGCTCGCCACAGTAGTCATTGGAGGTTTAATTTCTGCAACTCTATTAACATTATTGGTACTTCCTGTTTTATACTTTCTTATGGAAAGTGTAAAAAAAGACAAAAAAAGAATTCCATCCGTTACACTCTTATGTATTCTACTGGTGGGTGTACCAATATTTAGCAGAGCGCAAAGTAACACCTCTGCAATTACAATTGAGCAAGCAATTGCAGAAGCACTAAAAAACAATGGCAACTTAAAAGCAGCAAGCTACGAAGTAGAATATAATAAAAAGCTTAAGCAAACAGCTACTGAAATAGGTAAAACAAATTTTAATCTAATGCACGGTCAATACAATTCCATAAACATAGATAACAACATTTCGATCAATCAAACTATTCCATTCCCTTCATTATTTATACATGAAGCCAAGCTATACAAGGAAATGACAAAAAGTAGTGAACTGAAATTACAAGTCACTCAAAACGAAATAATACACCAACTAAAATCAACGTATTATCATTTACAATTTCTAAACTCGGAACAATCTCTACTACAAAGTCAGGATAGCATATTTCAATCTTTTTACAAAGCATGCGAAGCTCGATTTAGAATAGGAGAAAGCAATTTATTAGAAAAGACAACTGCAGAAACACAATTGTTGGAGGTTAAAAATTTGTTGCTCCAGAATCAATCCAACATCAAAATATATTTACACAGGCTTCAATCATTAATAAACACTCCAAATGCTGTAAAACCAATCAATTCGGAAATTAAGAAACTTGAGTTAAATATACCATCCGACAGCAGTAACTACATACAAAACCCTTCACTTAAATACGTAAAACAGCAAATTGAAGTATGCAACAGGCAAGCAAAGCTAGAAATGGCCGCCACACTGCCCGATTTTAATATTGGGTATTTTAATCAATCATTAATTGGCTATCAAAATACTACCGGAACTGATCAATATTTCAATGCATCTAAACGTTTTATTGGAGTACAATTAGGTGTTTCAATTCCAATATGGATTGTCCCACCATTAGCAAAAGCAAAAGCCGCCAAAATAAATAAGTCTGTTACAGAAAATAATTATGAGCAGTACCAATCAACTGTAAAATCGGAATACAATCAAGCAATAGAAGACTTCTTAAAAAATAAAAACACCCTCTATTATTACGAAACCAGCGCACTTTCAAATGCAAACCTAATTATAAGCCAAGCAGGCATAGGTTTTGCAAATGGAGATATCGGCTATATAGAGTATTTGCAAGCCTTAAAAAATGCATTACTTATAAAAGGGAATTACCTGCAATGTTTAAATCAATACAATCAAAGCATCATAACCATAGAATATTTATTAGGAAAAAATTAA